The genomic window ACAGGTCGTTGTTCAGCGCCTACGTGCCGCCGCTCAACAACCATGCGCTGTTCAAGCGTGACGCCAGCCTGTGTCTATATTGCGGTATTCATTTCAGTCACAGAGATCTGTCCAGAGACCATGTACGCCCCATGAGCCGTGGGGGTGCGGATGCGTGGAAGAACGTCGTCACCGCGTGCAAGCGCTGCAACAATCACAAGGCCGGCCGCACGCCGGAACAGGCGGGGCTGCAACTGCTGGCGATTCCATTCACGCCCACTCACGCCGAGTACATTTACTTGCAGGGGCGCCGGGTGCTGGCCGATCAGATGGAATTTCTACTGGCGCATTTTCCCCGTTCGAGTCCGCTGCACGAGCGGCTGAGCAAGATCGACGACGCGCAACGTCTGGTATAGCGCGGGCGCGGCGCATCCACCCTCGTCTGTCCTTGCGCCGGACACGGGCGCGGCACTATCCGAGCCGTTCGCAGCATTGACTCCGCATTGATCCACATGACGCTTTCCCACAGCCTGAGTTTGTTCGTATGACCGCTTACGTTGGCGACCCTGACTATCGGCACGACGCCCAAGCTGGAGCCGGCGTGCTGCTGGTCAATCTGGGCACCCCCGACGCGCCAACCCCCAAAGCATTGCGTCGCTATCTGAAGGAATTCCTGTCCGATCCGCGCGTGATCGAGTGGCCGCGCCCGCTCTGGTGGCTGGTATTGAACGGCATCATTCTCAATATCCGCCCGGCGCGCAGCGCGAAACTTTATCAACGGGTGTGGACGGCGCAGGGTTCGCCGCTGCTGGTGATATCAAACCAGCAGAAAGAGGCGTTGCGCGCGGAACTGATCGCGCGATTCAATGGCCCGGTCGAGGTAGCGCTGGCGATGCGTTACGGCAACCCCTCGGTCGCGGCAGGGCTCGCGGAACTACGCGACAAGGGCGTTCGTAGGCTGATGGTACTACCGCTTTATCCGCAATATTCGGCGACGACCACGGGCTCCACGTTTGATGCTGTTGCCGATGTGCTGAAGACCTGGCGCTGGTTGCCCGAGTGTCGGTTCATCAATCATTACGCGGACGACAGCCATTTTATCGAAGCGCTCACCGCGCGCATTCAGGCGCACTGGCAGGCCCACGGGCGCGGCGACCGACTCCTGTTCTCGTTTCACGGCATTCCCAGGCGTTATCTGCTTAATGGCGACCCCTATCATTGCGAATGCCACAAGACCGCACGGCTGGTCGCGCAGTCGCTTAAGCTGGATAAAGATGCCTGGCAGGTCTGCTTTCAGTCACGCTTTGGGCGCGAAGAGTGGCTCACACCTTATACCGATGACGTGCTCGGCGAACTGGGTCGACAAGGCGTCAAGGCTGTCGATATCTGCTGCCCTGGTTTTTCGGCGGATTGCCTGGAGACCTTGGACGAGATCGCCGGCGAGAGTCGGCAGGTGTTTATCGAGGCGGGCGGCGAGCGGTTCAATTATATTCCGGCGCTGAACGACACGCCGGAGCATATTCAGGCGCTTGCCGCTATCGTGATGCGGCATGCGCAAGGCTGGCCGGAGACGGCCAAAGACTGGGATCAGGCGCAGGTCGCGCGTAACGCTGCGATCAGCCTGCGGCGTGCGCGCGAAGCGGGCGCCAGCCGCTGAACCGCGAACCGATCGCCGCTCGCAACAAGCTCATTGAACAGCTTCGGCCATCAGGTTT from Gammaproteobacteria bacterium includes these protein-coding regions:
- a CDS encoding HNH endonuclease — translated: MPLEWINYQDAVRLYHAEQVAYACGSAIYIVHGGINACTGLRSVIEVNSIIATHGSNRSLFSAYVPPLNNHALFKRDASLCLYCGIHFSHRDLSRDHVRPMSRGGADAWKNVVTACKRCNNHKAGRTPEQAGLQLLAIPFTPTHAEYIYLQGRRVLADQMEFLLAHFPRSSPLHERLSKIDDAQRLV
- a CDS encoding ferrochelatase, which codes for MTAYVGDPDYRHDAQAGAGVLLVNLGTPDAPTPKALRRYLKEFLSDPRVIEWPRPLWWLVLNGIILNIRPARSAKLYQRVWTAQGSPLLVISNQQKEALRAELIARFNGPVEVALAMRYGNPSVAAGLAELRDKGVRRLMVLPLYPQYSATTTGSTFDAVADVLKTWRWLPECRFINHYADDSHFIEALTARIQAHWQAHGRGDRLLFSFHGIPRRYLLNGDPYHCECHKTARLVAQSLKLDKDAWQVCFQSRFGREEWLTPYTDDVLGELGRQGVKAVDICCPGFSADCLETLDEIAGESRQVFIEAGGERFNYIPALNDTPEHIQALAAIVMRHAQGWPETAKDWDQAQVARNAAISLRRAREAGASR